In a genomic window of Vigna angularis cultivar LongXiaoDou No.4 chromosome 6, ASM1680809v1, whole genome shotgun sequence:
- the LOC108341676 gene encoding olee1-like protein, translating to MTKSSIIILASALCLLSFLSSACAKERFFVEGTVYCDTCRLQFLTRMSEFMEGATVRVMCSQVDNAKNVTFDKEATTNALGTYRTEVDGDHEEDTCEVTLLKSPRSDCNEIDKEAHLLQAARISITKNNGIVSNVRQANPLGFLKKDRLPGCAELIKELEINDDGTPIPN from the coding sequence ATGACAAAGTCTTCAATCATCATCCTTGCCTCCGCCCTTTGCTTGTTATCCTTCCTGAGCTCGGCTTGTGCCAAAGAGCGCTTCTTTGTAGAGGGCACGGTTTACTGTGACACATGTCGTCTTCAGTTCCTGACGAGGATGTCTGAGTTCATGGAAGGTGCGACTGTGCGGGTGATGTGCTCACAAGTTGACAACGCAAAGAACGTGACATTCGACAAAGAAGCAACTACAAATGCATTGGGAACTTACAGAACGGAGGTGGACGGAGACCACGAGGAAGACACTTGCGAGGTGACCCTTCTGAAGAGCCCAAGATCAGATTGCAACGAGATTGACAAAGAGGCTCACCTGTTACAGGCTGCCAGAATCAGCATCACTAAGAACAATGGAATCGTCTCCAACGTTCGCCAGGCAAACCCTCTTGGATTTCTCAAGAAGGACCGTCTCCCTGGCTGCGCGGAACTTATCAAAGAGCTTGAAATCAACGACGATGGCACCCCCATCCCCAACTGA